The genome window TGACCTAACTGAAACCCCAGCAACCCGACCTGGTTTTGTCTTGTCGATCGCCCACCTCTTCAGATCAAAACCACAGCAAGTCAAGCAGACTACACTGGCAACTGGCCCGATAGCTTTTGCCTGCGACCCTCAATTCCCTTCTGTTCCGCCCGTTTGCGGCCCAAACACTACGATTGACATGTCATGGAGAACTCATCGACCCCTCTCGCCGACTATTTCTGGATCGCCGGCGTAGAGTCGGTGTCCTACCACGATCCCAACTCCCAGCCGGCCCCCGTTGTTGTTCCCGTCGAGTCTACCATTGTCGAGGATGGCGAgtctgaggatgaagacacaAACGGCGACCAACCAAGAGCAAAAGCACGGCACTCACGCCAGGGCTCCGCCAATCGTCTCTCTCGGATATCTCTCACCGACCGTTTCTCCATACATACTCTCGACGAGACAGACGGCAATACCAAAAGTAACCGCAGCAGCGCCACTATTCGTGCTATAAACCCCCCTAATTTTGGCAATACCAACGGTAATGGCAATGGCAACAGTAGTACCAATGGCCAAAATGCCGGTCCCAGCGGCATCCTCGGTGAAGGCTCTATGCTGATGGGCGACTTCGACTTTGATAAGGCTCTGGTCAAATTTGCCGCTGAGAGAGAGGTATTTCTCGAGGACTTGACGTTTAGTGCGGGCGCAAAAGTGCAAGCTCGTGCACCAATGGTGAATCCTAGGGCGGAGAGGATCAAGGCAGAGGAAAGCGACAGCGGCAGACTGAGTCCTCTCAGAAGCATTAAGGGTAGCATCCGCCGCAAGATGAGCTTTAGGGATATGAACAGTGTGCGCAAACAACCCAGCAACAGGATCAGCACCAGTCGCGCAGGTTTGTTCTCACCATGCTCTGGAGTTTGATCTTATCAAACTGTCAGGCAAATACAGAGAGGTTCGCTAACTTATAATGATAGCCTCAATCCGAACCACGAGACGACTCAGCAATTACAACTCCGTAATTCCACCCCCCGAACCTCTTAACACCGACCCCGATATGCATCCTCTCAAACGACGCTTTGAGCCGGTTCTTCTTGACCGATATCCTCCCCAGGAGGCTACAGATGAGATTGCTCGACGTGGGAAATTTCCTGACTATGTGCCCATGTTTGCTTTTCCCAACGATATTCAGATTGTTTCGTCCGATGACCGACCTCGATCTACATGGCATGGGTTTACTATGACTTCGGACGATAATTCCAAGCTATACGGTATAACTATTATCATCTGGACTGCTCTTAATGCTGAGGTGGCAGAGGAAGTGGAAAAGAAGTGCGAGCAATGGCGTCAAAGTCACATgtctgaagaagagcgagagcTGGCAGCGAGTTTGGGAGTTCGCTTGGCTGGCGAACGCACCCATCTATCACAGCTCCTTGCAAAACTCCCTACAATCCCGTCAGGCTCTCCAGCACGTGAGAGGCTCGAAGATGAAATTAGCACTGTGGAAGAAAAGATTACCCTCATGACAGACATGCTTAGGCCTCTGAGACACGGAGCCGCGTCTAAGATCGAGGGTCTCACTGCTGGCGAAAGCGGACTCTGGACGCCACGCGCATATGGTATTTTGGGCCGAGACGCAGCCAATATGTCCTTCTGGAAAGAATGGCTCAAGGCTATCGTTACCCCCATGACAGATGGGGGTGTCCTGAGAATTCCCCCAAGCTCACCCAGCGTGGGACGCTGGCAACCCCTCGAGCGATATGTCGTAAACCTATGCACCGAGGCATTCAACCCCCTGGGATCCAAGACTCAGGTCGAACTAGGAGTGCGCGAATTGCGCCTTTATGCTCGGAAGGAGGCAGACAACGAAATTCCTGGTTCAAGATCAATCGATCTCTACGCCCTCTTCCGTTGCTTGTCACTCGAGAACATTGTCGCTCTGTTCGAGTATGCTATGGCCGAATCCCGAATCATATTCCTGTCCTCTCACACCAGTATGTTGCACCTCGCCTGTCATGCACTAGCAAATCTGCTATACCCTCTGAAATGGTCGAGTATTTTCATTCCCGTCCTCCCTGCGCGACTTCTGTCGGCTCTCGAAGCACCTTGCCCCTATATCGTTGGCATTGAGCGACGTTACGATAGAATTGAACTGCCTGAGGACGATTATGTCCTTGTTGACTTGGACAAGGATACTATTGATGCTACATCACAACCTGTGCGACTTCCGCGCCAGGCCCGAAGGAAACTCATGTCTCTTCTGCAGGTCGCGGCGCCTCACAAACTGCGATATGGAGTCACAACTGGACCGCCTCCTTATGCCATGGAATCTTTCCCCTATGATGCCTTCTCCACTGAGAATGCCGCCCTTTTCAGATCCGCAACGCCCAAGAGTACTCTAGGCAAATGGGTCACCCAGAGCTCGTCGGGATTTGGCGAGCCAGACCCGCCAAATGAGGTCCTGCCACCACTGTTCAATGCTTTCGCTTCGGCCAAGGTGGACAATGGTAAATCGGACAGACCCAGCACAAGCAAGTCTGGTAAGACCAGCCCTCAGTCGTCTGTATCCCCTGTTTCAATAAACTTCCCGCCAATGCCCTCCACCCCCGTTTCTCGAAGTGACTCTGGCTTTGCTTTGGCGGCGACTCTTCGAGAGAAGCGCTCTGGACATTTTGGCGAAGAAAAGATGCGGCGCAGCTCCTCCTTTGGCATCGATAAGCACCCGCCATACCACAAGCCAAACCTCCCCTTCCTCAACGGCCATCAAGCAAACCTGTCAATTTCAGCTATCTCGGTGGACTCTCAGAACTCCGTtgttggcggcggcggcggtggtggttACGGGAATGGATATGCACCTTCAACCTACGCACAGTCAACGCTTGCGGCATCAACCATCATGCCCAGTATGCAGATTCAGCCTGTCCGGAACACAGAGACGACAGTTTGGGTCGAAGGCCATTGCTTCAACTGGATCCCCAAGGACAACACATCAATCTGCAATATTTGCAATGACCATGCCGAGGGAGATGGCATTTACAAGTGCACAGGTTGCAAGATCTTCTCCCACGGCAGATGTCTGGGTCATGCTTCGCTTGTCTGCCCCGAGGCGTTCCATCCTGACCGGATCCGAGCAGCTTTTGTTCGCTGTCTTGCAAGTCTTTTGTATACATACCGCAAGTACCTT of Fusarium musae strain F31 chromosome 5, whole genome shotgun sequence contains these proteins:
- a CDS encoding hypothetical protein (EggNog:ENOG41) → MENSSTPLADYFWIAGVESVSYHDPNSQPAPVVVPVESTIVEDGESEDEDTNGDQPRAKARHSRQGSANRLSRISLTDRFSIHTLDETDGNTKSNRSSATIRAINPPNFGNTNGNGNGNSSTNGQNAGPSGILGEGSMLMGDFDFDKALVKFAAEREVFLEDLTFSAGAKVQARAPMVNPRAERIKAEESDSGRLSPLRSIKGSIRRKMSFRDMNSVRKQPSNRISTSRAASIRTTRRLSNYNSVIPPPEPLNTDPDMHPLKRRFEPVLLDRYPPQEATDEIARRGKFPDYVPMFAFPNDIQIVSSDDRPRSTWHGFTMTSDDNSKLYGITIIIWTALNAEVAEEVEKKCEQWRQSHMSEEERELAASLGVRLAGERTHLSQLLAKLPTIPSGSPARERLEDEISTVEEKITLMTDMLRPLRHGAASKIEGLTAGESGLWTPRAYGILGRDAANMSFWKEWLKAIVTPMTDGGVLRIPPSSPSVGRWQPLERYVVNLCTEAFNPLGSKTQVELGVRELRLYARKEADNEIPGSRSIDLYALFRCLSLENIVALFEYAMAESRIIFLSSHTSMLHLACHALANLLYPLKWSSIFIPVLPARLLSALEAPCPYIVGIERRYDRIELPEDDYVLVDLDKDTIDATSQPVRLPRQARRKLMSLLQVAAPHKLRYGVTTGPPPYAMESFPYDAFSTENAALFRSATPKSTLGKWVTQSSSGFGEPDPPNEVLPPLFNAFASAKVDNGKSDRPSTSKSGKTSPQSSVSPVSINFPPMPSTPVSRSDSGFALAATLREKRSGHFGEEKMRRSSSFGIDKHPPYHKPNLPFLNGHQANLSISAISVDSQNSVVGGGGGGGYGNGYAPSTYAQSTLAASTIMPSMQIQPVRNTETTVWVEGHCFNWIPKDNTSICNICNDHAEGDGIYKCTGCKIFSHGRCLGHASLVCPEAFHPDRIRAAFVRCLASLLYTYRKYLGRPSKQQKANGQLYAFDMDGFIKSLPHDQHDYATMMRETQCFNEFIHDREMQPANNASIRIFDEIIMAKKARGRSGLSTGLSRLSTIRASHGASTYGGYAPPRGGPNSKIPAWLGDTSDHIWRTASVPLPKGNFPGEYRTVVTRTPARLDRSLMREPRSIQGMPRVEGRGARGLIRKQVPSMLGTTPPT